The genomic stretch ACACCACCACCGCCAACGGCGGCAACGGCTTCGCGGAGTCCCCGGTCGTCGTGAACTCCCCTCAGCAGGGCCTTGTCGTCTCCAACGGCTCCCTGGTCGACGGCCGCTGCATCGCGCCGTGGTCGAACGGTGCCGTCATCGGTGGCATCGTCGCCCCGAACTCGCACTACGCGGCCTGCAACACGGCCACGATCGACCAGTCGCAGAACTCCCCGTACGCCGGCGGCCTGCTGTTCTGAGCAGTCCCGAACAGTCCCAGCCTGGCGGCCCGCCGAACTACGGCGGGCCGTCAGCTGCTTTTCTGCATTTCCGCATACGTCCGCATACGGGTGTGGGCCCGGAAAAGCCGAAGGCCGGCTCCGAGGAACGGAGCCGACCCGAATGGCCCAGCGAGGTGTGCGTCTTTACCTGACGACGGGAAGCTTGGCCGGCAGCTTGGAGGGAAGCTTGGCGGGGCTCTTGCCGTTGAGCGGGTTCGGCAGGGTGCGGCCGAAGACGGGGGTCTGGATGATGCCCGAGTCCTTCACGCCCTCCGTCGTGCTCCTGACGTTGTCGGTCACGCCGCCCATGGGAATCGCGGCCGCGTTGGGGAGCGAGTGGGCCACCGACTTCCCGTCCTCGAGAAGGCCCTGCGCCGGCACGTCCGCGGCAACGGCGGGCGCCGCCGCGGCACCGGCGATGGCCAGGGTGCCGACCATGAGGGCGGCAGCCTTCAGATTCTTCATTGTGTTCCTTTCGTACGCAGCTCGAGTCACCGGAGGGGACTCGCTCCTCGAGGCATCGCGAGTGTCTGGGCTCTCGCTTCTCCTGGGCTAACGAGAGACAGACACCACGGGAAACTCCGCTGCTGACAAGTTCTCGGAACTCATACATCCTGAAAGGCCGTGCGGAATTCTCATCGGATTATCTGCCAGGCTGCTCGTCGGCGTGCGATGGAGCCAAGCGGGTGAGGGGTACGGGAAATATCACTCTGATGACGGCCCTCATTCCGACACAGGTGACGGGTTGGTAGAAAAAGACGGATAAGCGGCTAGTGTTGCATCCGAATCCGACGCGTTTTATGCCGAACCTACGATCACATCCTTCGTGCTGGGTTCGGAATGTTTCTTCGGAAGGGAAGCCTCGGTCATGCGCATTCCCCTCGGTTCCGTCCCCCACCGTGCGACGCGGCCCGCCGCACGCGAGCCGCACGTCCTGCACGTCACCCAGCCGGTCGAGGGCGGTGTCGCCCGGTTCGTGACGGACCTGGCGACGGCGCAGCTCGCCGCGGGGCTGCGCGTCACCGTGGCCTGCCCCCGGGGCGGCACGCTGCCCCACGCACTGCGCGAGGCGGGCTGCAGGGTGCTGCCCTGGGAAGCGACCCGCTCACCGGGGCCTCGACTCCCCGGTGAGGTGGCGCGGTTGGCGCGACTCGTGCGCGACGTGCGGCCCGATGTGCTGCATGCGCACAGCGCGAAGGCGGGGCTCGCTGCGCGACTCGCGCTGCGCGGCCGGCGGCCCACCGTCTTCCAGCCGCACGCCTGGTCGTTCGAGGCCGTGGACGGCGTCATGGCCCAAGCCGCGCTGCGGTGGGAGCAGTTCGCGGCGCGCTGGGCCACGCGCGTGCTGTGCGTGAGCGAGGCCGAAAGGCGTACCGGGGAGCAGCACGGCATCGTCGCCCGGTGGCACGTGATCCCCAACGGGGTCGACACGAGCAGGTTCCAGCCGGAAGGGAACGTCGCCCGGTCCGCGGCCGGCCCGCTCGTCGTGTGCGTGGGACGGCTGTGCCGCCAGAAGGGCCAGGACGTGCTGCTGCAGGCCTGGCCCGCCGTGGTGCGGCAACTGCCCGCCGCCCGGCTGGTGCTGGTCGGCGACGGTCCGGACGCGGCCCGGCTGCGTGCCATGGCGCCCCCGTCGGTGGAGTTCGCCGGCCCGGCAGCCGACGCCGCACCCTGGTACCGGGCCGCCGACGTCGTGGTCCTGCCGTCCCGCTGGGAGGGCATGGCGCTCGTTCCGCTGGAGGCCATGGCGTGTGCCCGGCCGGTCCTCGTCACGGACGTGGACGGGGCGCGCGAGAGCCTGCCGCCCGGCCATCTGCCGCACTGCGTGGTGCCGCCGGAGGACCCCGACACGCTCGCACGCGCGCTGACGGCGCTCCTGCTCCGCGGGCCGCTGCGCGCCGCACTGGGCGCACAGGGCCGCGCCCATGTGCTCGCCGCCCACGACGTACAGCAGACCGCGGACGCGGTGACCGATGTGTACCGCGAACTGCTCGGCATCGTCACCACGCTGGTCGTGGTACCCAACCAGAGCAGAGAGTCCATCACCACATGACTGCGGAAAGCACTGTTCCTCCTCCTGCCGGGGGGTCCCGTGGGGCGGCGGGGAGCGCCGTCTCCCTCCTCGACCCGCCCGGCGCCGCCACCGGGCCCGGACCGTCCTCCGGGCGGGCGCCCCGTCGCTCGCGGCGGATCTCCCGGACCCCCCTGCTGATCGCCGACCTCAGTGGCACCCTGCTGGGCGCCCTGGTCGTGCCGGAGGCCCAGCGGAATCCGCTGCTCATCGCCTTCCTGGGGCTGTGCGTGCTGGGCCTGAACCGACGGGCCCTGCTCTACGACACCTCGGACGTCCCCGGCGTGGTGGAGGAACTGCCCGCCGTCTGCGGGCGCGTCGCCGTCGGCTGGGCGGTCGTCGCGGCGCTCTCCTCGCTGCGGCAGCTGCCGCTGACGGTGCTCGGCACCGCGTGCGCCGTGCACTGCCTGGTGGCCTGTGTGGGCCGCGAGGCGGTGCACGGACGGCGGCGCAGGGCGATCCGGCGCCGGGCCCGGCCCGCTCTGGTGGTGGGGCCGTTCCCGGCGGCGCTGCGGGTCGCGGCCGCGTTGCAGCGCAGCCCGGGCTGCGGAACGCGGCCGGTGGGCCTGGTCTGTGACACACCGGAGTCCGTGCCCGACTCCGCTGACCGGCCCCCGCTGCCGGTCCTCACCTCGCGCGAGGAGGCGCATCGGGCGCTGATCCAGAACGGTGTGGAGACGGTGCTCGTGGTGGGGCCCGCGACGCGGGTGCACAAGGCCCCGATGCTGCGGGAGCTGGCCGCGTTCGGCTGCGTTCTGTGGGAGCTCGACACGGACTCGCCGGCGTACGGCCTGCGCGGTCGTCGCGGGCGGGCGGGGCACCTCGCGGGCTTCTCCCGCAGGCTGCTCTGGCCGGGCTCCGCGCGGCGCGGCGACGGGGTCGGCAAGCGGATGCTCGACCTGGTTCTGTCCGGCGTGTTGCTGCTGCTCACCGGACCGGTGCTCGGGGTGTGCGCGGCCGTGCTGAGGTTCACCGAGGGGCCGGGCGTGGTGTTCCGGCAGGAGCGGATCGGCAAGGACGGGCGGCCGTTCACGATGCTGAAGTTCCGCACCCTGCGGCCCGCCAGCGAGCACGAGGCCGCGACCCGCTGGAGCGTGGCCGACGCGGAGGACATGAGCCGCTTCTGCCAGTTCCTGCGCCGCACCTCGCTGGACGAGCTGCTCCAGCTGTGGAACGTCTTCCGCGGCGACATGAGCCTGGTCGGGCCGCGACCCGAACGGCCCTATTTCGTCACCAAGTTCAGCCAGGCCCACCCGGGCTACCCGGCCCGCCACCGGATGCGGACCGGCATCACCGGACTCGCCCAGATCCACGGGCTGCGCGGCGACACCTCGATCGAGGACCGGTGCCGTTTCGACAACGCGTACATCGACAACTGGTCGCTGTGGCAGGACGTCTGCATCCTGGTGCGCACGGCGGTGCTGTTCGTACGGCCGACGGGGAGCTGAGCCCCGGTGAGTGCTCCCTCGACGGCCTCGCCCCCCCTCGTCCTGCCCCTGGTGCCGCCGGCGCTGCGCCGTGCCGCGCCGGTCCTGCCCGTCGTCGCGATCGTCGTCATGCTGGGGCTGCCGGTGGCACCGGAGAGCAACGCCACCCCTGCCGATGCGGTGTCTGCGCTGGTCGTGCTGTGGGCCGTCGTCCACACCGCGTGCCAGGCGCGGCGCCCGCTGACCCGGACGGCCGCCGTCGTGCTCGGGCTGCCGGTGGTGGGTCTCGCGGTGGCCGCGAGCGGGGCGGTGACGCCCGCCGAGGCCCTCACCGGACTGGCCCGCTATCTGCAGGTGTTCGTGCTCGTCCCGGTCGCGGTGGTGCTGCTGGTACGGGACCGGCGCGACGCCCGGCTGCTGCTCTGGGCGCTGGTCGGCCTCGCGCTGTGGCAGGGCGCGGTCGGGGTGCACCAGTACCTCACCGGGACCGGGGCCTCGTACCAGGGAGCCCAGATCCGGGCGGTGGGTACGTTCGGGCCGGCCGATGTGATGGGGATGGCCACCGCCGTGTCGTTCGGGCTGGTGGCCGCGGTCGGTCTCGCGCTGGGGCCTGTGCCGGAGGTCCCGTCGTCCGCCCGGAGGGCGGGCCCTCCGGGAGAGTGCGTGCCGGGCGCCGCGGGGCTGGGGGCACCTCCCACGCCCTTCAAGGCAGTGGGGGAGGGACTTCCGGCACAGGACCCAGGGGAGCGGGCGCGACGGCAGCGGCTTGTGGCGGCCGCGTGCGCGCTGGCGCTGCTGCTGCCGCTCACGGTGTCCTTCAGCCGGGGTGCCTGGATCGCCACGGCGGTCGCGTGCGGGGCGCAGCTGCTGACGGCCGGCGCACGGCGGGCGGCGCAGCTGGTTGCGGCGGCCGTCGCGGCCTCGGTGGTGCTGGTGGGCGGGTTCGGCGTGGGCGCCGCGGTGCTGCAGGAACGGCTGACCAGCATCACACGGGTCGCCGACGCGCCGGACCAGTCGGTCGTCGACCGCTACAGCCTGTGGACGGCCGCCACCGGCATGTGGCGCGGGCACCCGGTGACGGGAGTCGGGCTGAAGGCCTTTCCCGCGTACCGGGACGGACATGCCCCGCTCGCGCTGTCGTCGGGCAGCGACACGGACGCGGCGGGCTGGGGGTTCAGGCGCCGGCCGCTGCTCAGCCCGCACAACATGTATCTGCTGGTGCTCAGCGAGCAGGGCCTGCTGGGCGCGGTCACGGTGGTGGGCAGCTGGCTGGCCCTGCTGGTGTGCGCGACCGGGCGGCTGCGCCGGGCGGGGCGGGCCCGGGACTGCGCCGTCGCGGCCTGCGGGCTGCTGCTGTGGCAGTACGTGGACTTCCTGTACGCCGACATCGGCGGACCCTCCACCGTGCTGACGGGCGTGTGCCTCGGACTCGGTGCCTGGTGGGCACTGGCACGCGAGTCGACCACGGGCACGGCCGTAAAGGCATGCGGGCGATGAGATCCCCATCCGCCGCGCCACGGGGGACTGCCGACGACGCGGAGGGCGTTCTCGCGCCCGACACTTCCCCGGGCGCGTCCCCCCAAGTGTCCGAAGGCGCTTCCCCGGGCGGTTTCCTCGCGCGCGCGACCCTTGTCACGGCCGTGCTGTCCGTGGCCGGAGCGCTGCTCGGACTCGGCCGCGACCAGGCGCTCGCGCACTTCTTCGGCGCCGGCGCGGCCACCGACGCGTTCCTGGTGGCCTGGACCGTGCCGGAGATGGCGTCGACCCTGCTGATCGAGGACGGCATGGCGTTCCTGCTCGTGCCCGCGTTCAGCGTGGCGCTGGCGCGGCGGGCGGGCGGGAACGTTTCCCCCGATCCGGTGCGCGCGCTGGTCGCCGCCTCGCTGCCGCGGCTGTGTCTCGTCTTCGCCGCCGTGGCCGCCCTGTTCGTGGCCGGAGCGCCGCTGCTCGTCGGCGTCCTGGCGCCCGGCCTGCCCCACCCCGCCCTCGCGGTGGCCTGCACCCGGCTGACCGCGACCTGTGTGCTGAGCTTCGGGCTGGCCGGCTACTGCAGTGCCGCGCTCCGCGCCCACCGCGCCTATCTCGCCCCGGCGACGATCTACGTCGCCTACAACGCCGCGATCATCGCCACGATGTTCGTCCTCGTCACGCGCTGGGGTGTGCGCTCCGCCGCTCTCGGTGTGGCCCTCGGGGGATGCCTCATGGTCGCTGTACAGGCGCCGTCCGTGTGGCGCCGGATCGCCGAGCACCCCGACCGGACCGCCACCGCGTGCCGCCCGGACGGCGGGCGGCCGCTCACCCCCGCCCTCGTCCTGACGGTCCTGCTCTTCGCCCTGTGCCGCCAGTCGCAGGTCCTCATCGAGCGCCATTTCGCCTCCGAGCTGCCCTTCGGCTCCATCTCCCACCTCAACTACGCTCAGAAGATCGGGCAGTTGCCGATGTCCGTGGCGCTGATGCTCTGTATCGTCACCTTCCCGGTGCTGGCACGGGCCGTCGCCGAGGGCGACACACAGCGGGCCCGGGACCGTATCGAGCGGGATCTGGTGATGGTGACCGGCATCGCGCTGCTGGGCGCCGCGGCCATCACGGCGTGTGCTCCGCAGATCGTCCAACTCCTTTTCCAGCGCGGCGCCTTCACCGCCCACGACACCGCCGCGACCGCAGCCGTCCTGCGGGTGTACACGCTCGGGCTGCTCGGCCACACGCTGGTGGGCGCGCTGGTGCGGTCGTACTTCTCCGCCGGCCGCACCACCTGGTACCCCACGGGCGTGATGGCCGTGGGCACGGTCGCCACCGCGGTCATCAGCGCCCGCACCGTGGGGATCTGGGGCGCGCGCGGCATCGCCGCCGCCAACTGCGTCGGCATCACACTGACCGCACTGCTCCTGCTGCGCGGGCTGAGCGGCCGCAGCGTCGCCGTGCGCGTCCGGCGCGTCGTGGCCGAACTGGCCAAGCCGGTGGGCGCGGCGGCGGCCGCCGCCGGCACCGGATACCTCTGCGCACTGCCGTTCACCTCGCCCCTGGCCGGCGTCACCGCGGGCTGCCTGGGCGTCACCGCGGTCTATCTGCCGCTGGTCTGGGCCCTGGACGTGGCGGGAGCCCGGTCGCTGGCCCCCGCGGCGCTCCTCACCCTCCGAGGCCTCCCGACGCGAAGGAAGAGCCATGGTCGTTGACGCTTCCGAAGCTCACCGTACGGCCGGGCAGGAGACCGGCCCCGGCATAGGGGGACGGTCCCGCCGCGGGCCCGCCGCCTGGGTGGCCATGTACCACTCCGTCTCGGACTCCTGGGACGACCCGTTCAACATCACCGTCTCCGCCGCCCGCCTGGCCCGGCAGCTCGCCTGGCTGTGCGGCCGTGGCCTGCGCGGGGTGAGCATGCGCGAACTGCTCGCCGCCCGCGCCCAGGGCCAGGAGCGCGGGCTGGTCGGGCTCACGTTCGACGACGGGTACGCCGACTTCGTCACCACCGCGCTGCCTCTGCTCCGCCACTGGCACTGCGGTGCCACCGTGTTCGTGGTGGCCGGGCGACTCGGCGGCGAGAACGACTGGGAGGTGTCCGGCCCGCGCAAGCGGCTCCTCGACGCGGACGACATCCGCCGGCTGGCGGCCCTCGGGGTCGAGGTCGCCTCGCACGGCCTGACCCACTCCGATCTGACCTGCCTCCCGGACGACGTACTGCACGCGGAGGTCCACGGCAGCCGCACCCTGCTCGCCGAGCTGACCGGCCAGGACATCCACGGCTTCTGCTACCCGTACGGCAGGTTCGACGCGCGGGTCGGAGCCGTCGTGCACGGTGCCGGCTACCGCTACGCCTGCGCCGTCGCATCCGGTCCCAAGAGTGCCGGCGACCTGGCGCTGCCCCGGATTCACATCGGCCAGGCCGACACCGGGATGCGTCTGGAAGTGAAGCGGCGGCTTGCGCGCCCCTGGGGACGTGCCGTGGAGGCCTCATGAGAGTGCTGCACATCATCACGGGTCTCGGCGTGGGCGGCGCCGAGCAGCAACTGCGGCTGCTGCTGCGCCGGCTGCCCGCGCGGTGCGAGGTGCTCACGCTGACCCAGCCCGGTCAGGTCGCCGACGGGCTGGCCGCCGACGGCGTCCGTGTCACCCACCTCGGCATGGGCGGCAACCGGGACATCGGCGCCCTGTTCCGCCTGGCCGGGCACATCCGCGCCGGCCGCTACGACCTGGTGCACACGCATCTGTACCGGGCCTGTGTGTACGGCCGGATCGCCGCGCGTCTCGCGGGCGTGCGGGCCGTCGTGGCCACCGAACACTCCCTGGGCGCCGGGCAGTTGGAAGGCAGGGCCCTGAACGCCGGTATCCGGGCCCTGTATCTCGCCACCGAACGCCTCGGCCGGGCCACGGTCGCCGTCTCCCCGACGGTCGCCGGACTGCTGCGCGGCTGGGGCGTGCCCGACCGGCGGATCCACATCGTCCCCAACGGCATCGACGCCGGCCGTTTCCGCTTCGACGAGGTGCGCCGCAAGGAGGCCCGCGCGTTCTACGGCCTGCCGGAGGACGCGTATGCGGTGGGCTGCGTCGGCCGGCTCGTCCCCAGCAAGCGTTTCGAGGTGGCCGTACACGCGCTGGCGCTGCTGCCCGGTGATGTACGGCTGCTGCTGATCGGTGCCGGGCCCGAGGGCGAGCGGCTGCGCCGCCTCGCGGCGGACCTGGGAGTCGCGCACCGGATGCTCATGACCGGAGAGCTGCCCGGGCTGCCGGACCCGCGGTACGCCGTACCCGACCTGCCCTCGATGCTGTCCGCGCTGGACGTGCTCGTCGCGCCCGCCCTGGAAGAGACGTTCGGCCTGGCCGTGCTGGAGGCACTCGCGGCCGGCCTCCCCGTGCTGTACGCCTCCGCCCCCGCCCTCGCGGACCTGCCTCCCGAGGCGGCTCCGCACGCCCGGCGGATCACGGGCGGCGCCGGAGCGTACGCACGGGAACTGCAGCGGCTGCACGCGGCGCGACCCCGCGAACGACACGTCCCGGACGCGGTCCGGCACTACAGCATCGAGCACACCGCCCGGCAGCTGATGGACGTGTACACGGCCGTCCTGTCGGGGCACGACCCGGAAGGGAGACCCTGATGACCGACACGCCCGCACTGTCCGTGCGCCCGTACCGCCGGATTCTCTCGAAGGCCTCGCGGCTGTTGCTGCGCTGGCTGATCCCGGCCGGCGCGCTGCTCGGCGCCGCCGCCGGAGGCGCGTACGGGGTGGTGAAGCCACCGCAGTACTCGGCCACGAGCTACGTCATCGCCGTACCCTCCCAGAAGTCGAGGGCGGATCCGGCGGCGGCCCTCGGATTCGCGCAGGCCTACGGCCGTGTCGCGACCCAGCTCGCCGTGCTCGTGGAGGCACAGAAGGGGGCGGGCGAACCGGCGGCGGAGCTGCGCCGCAGCGTGCGGGCCGAGACCTCGCCCGACGCGCCGATGATCGCGATCACGGCGACCTCCGAGCGCCCCGCCTGGGCCGCCGACATCGCCAACGCCGTGTCCGGGGCGCTCACCCAGCAGGCCAAACACACCGAGAAGGCCACCGGCATCGTCCTCACGCGGCTGTCCGGCGCCGTCGAACCCACCGAGCCGTCGTCCCCGTCACCGGCCCTGTCCGCGCTGGTGGGCGCGTGCGCCGGAGGTCTGCTGGGCGGCCTCGCCCTGCTGGTCCGGCCGCGGAGGGCGGCGGCGGACAACGACAGGGGCCGGGCGCAGCTGCCCGCCCCGGCGCCCGCCGCCGACGCCCAGGAGGCGCGGTGACGACGGTGGCCGCCCGGGGGCGTGCCCTGTCGGTGCAGGTGTGCGCCGACGAGGGCGCGTTCGCGGACCTGGCGGAGGAGTGGGGGCGGCTGCACGGGGCCTGCCCGTCGGCGACACCGTTCCAGAGCCACGCCTGGCTGCATTCGTGGTGGCTGTCGTACGGAACACCGGGCGGTCTCCGGCTCGTCCTGGTACGGGACCGCGATGAACTGGTCGGTCTCGCACCGCTGATGCGGGTGCACCACCCCTGGCCGGCGCTGGTCCCGATCGGCGGCGCCATCAC from Streptomyces roseochromogenus subsp. oscitans DS 12.976 encodes the following:
- a CDS encoding glycosyltransferase family 4 protein; translated protein: MRIPLGSVPHRATRPAAREPHVLHVTQPVEGGVARFVTDLATAQLAAGLRVTVACPRGGTLPHALREAGCRVLPWEATRSPGPRLPGEVARLARLVRDVRPDVLHAHSAKAGLAARLALRGRRPTVFQPHAWSFEAVDGVMAQAALRWEQFAARWATRVLCVSEAERRTGEQHGIVARWHVIPNGVDTSRFQPEGNVARSAAGPLVVCVGRLCRQKGQDVLLQAWPAVVRQLPAARLVLVGDGPDAARLRAMAPPSVEFAGPAADAAPWYRAADVVVLPSRWEGMALVPLEAMACARPVLVTDVDGARESLPPGHLPHCVVPPEDPDTLARALTALLLRGPLRAALGAQGRAHVLAAHDVQQTADAVTDVYRELLGIVTTLVVVPNQSRESITT
- a CDS encoding exopolysaccharide biosynthesis polyprenyl glycosylphosphotransferase; the protein is MTAESTVPPPAGGSRGAAGSAVSLLDPPGAATGPGPSSGRAPRRSRRISRTPLLIADLSGTLLGALVVPEAQRNPLLIAFLGLCVLGLNRRALLYDTSDVPGVVEELPAVCGRVAVGWAVVAALSSLRQLPLTVLGTACAVHCLVACVGREAVHGRRRRAIRRRARPALVVGPFPAALRVAAALQRSPGCGTRPVGLVCDTPESVPDSADRPPLPVLTSREEAHRALIQNGVETVLVVGPATRVHKAPMLRELAAFGCVLWELDTDSPAYGLRGRRGRAGHLAGFSRRLLWPGSARRGDGVGKRMLDLVLSGVLLLLTGPVLGVCAAVLRFTEGPGVVFRQERIGKDGRPFTMLKFRTLRPASEHEAATRWSVADAEDMSRFCQFLRRTSLDELLQLWNVFRGDMSLVGPRPERPYFVTKFSQAHPGYPARHRMRTGITGLAQIHGLRGDTSIEDRCRFDNAYIDNWSLWQDVCILVRTAVLFVRPTGS
- a CDS encoding O-antigen ligase family protein: MSAPSTASPPLVLPLVPPALRRAAPVLPVVAIVVMLGLPVAPESNATPADAVSALVVLWAVVHTACQARRPLTRTAAVVLGLPVVGLAVAASGAVTPAEALTGLARYLQVFVLVPVAVVLLVRDRRDARLLLWALVGLALWQGAVGVHQYLTGTGASYQGAQIRAVGTFGPADVMGMATAVSFGLVAAVGLALGPVPEVPSSARRAGPPGECVPGAAGLGAPPTPFKAVGEGLPAQDPGERARRQRLVAAACALALLLPLTVSFSRGAWIATAVACGAQLLTAGARRAAQLVAAAVAASVVLVGGFGVGAAVLQERLTSITRVADAPDQSVVDRYSLWTAATGMWRGHPVTGVGLKAFPAYRDGHAPLALSSGSDTDAAGWGFRRRPLLSPHNMYLLVLSEQGLLGAVTVVGSWLALLVCATGRLRRAGRARDCAVAACGLLLWQYVDFLYADIGGPSTVLTGVCLGLGAWWALARESTTGTAVKACGR
- the murJ gene encoding lipid II flippase MurJ; this encodes MRAMRSPSAAPRGTADDAEGVLAPDTSPGASPQVSEGASPGGFLARATLVTAVLSVAGALLGLGRDQALAHFFGAGAATDAFLVAWTVPEMASTLLIEDGMAFLLVPAFSVALARRAGGNVSPDPVRALVAASLPRLCLVFAAVAALFVAGAPLLVGVLAPGLPHPALAVACTRLTATCVLSFGLAGYCSAALRAHRAYLAPATIYVAYNAAIIATMFVLVTRWGVRSAALGVALGGCLMVAVQAPSVWRRIAEHPDRTATACRPDGGRPLTPALVLTVLLFALCRQSQVLIERHFASELPFGSISHLNYAQKIGQLPMSVALMLCIVTFPVLARAVAEGDTQRARDRIERDLVMVTGIALLGAAAITACAPQIVQLLFQRGAFTAHDTAATAAVLRVYTLGLLGHTLVGALVRSYFSAGRTTWYPTGVMAVGTVATAVISARTVGIWGARGIAAANCVGITLTALLLLRGLSGRSVAVRVRRVVAELAKPVGAAAAAAGTGYLCALPFTSPLAGVTAGCLGVTAVYLPLVWALDVAGARSLAPAALLTLRGLPTRRKSHGR
- a CDS encoding polysaccharide deacetylase family protein; this encodes MVVDASEAHRTAGQETGPGIGGRSRRGPAAWVAMYHSVSDSWDDPFNITVSAARLARQLAWLCGRGLRGVSMRELLAARAQGQERGLVGLTFDDGYADFVTTALPLLRHWHCGATVFVVAGRLGGENDWEVSGPRKRLLDADDIRRLAALGVEVASHGLTHSDLTCLPDDVLHAEVHGSRTLLAELTGQDIHGFCYPYGRFDARVGAVVHGAGYRYACAVASGPKSAGDLALPRIHIGQADTGMRLEVKRRLARPWGRAVEAS
- a CDS encoding glycosyltransferase, with translation MRVLHIITGLGVGGAEQQLRLLLRRLPARCEVLTLTQPGQVADGLAADGVRVTHLGMGGNRDIGALFRLAGHIRAGRYDLVHTHLYRACVYGRIAARLAGVRAVVATEHSLGAGQLEGRALNAGIRALYLATERLGRATVAVSPTVAGLLRGWGVPDRRIHIVPNGIDAGRFRFDEVRRKEARAFYGLPEDAYAVGCVGRLVPSKRFEVAVHALALLPGDVRLLLIGAGPEGERLRRLAADLGVAHRMLMTGELPGLPDPRYAVPDLPSMLSALDVLVAPALEETFGLAVLEALAAGLPVLYASAPALADLPPEAAPHARRITGGAGAYARELQRLHAARPRERHVPDAVRHYSIEHTARQLMDVYTAVLSGHDPEGRP